From one Lycium ferocissimum isolate CSIRO_LF1 chromosome 5, AGI_CSIRO_Lferr_CH_V1, whole genome shotgun sequence genomic stretch:
- the LOC132057904 gene encoding uncharacterized protein LOC132057904: MRIFEKQYKDPKKLIRETAHEEDYASAIVQPRVGADSVKINSSLYQLLKLEEYFRNSTENDPQCHLQNFVDVCANHIQNNVPQDAIRLRLFKYSLAGEARTWFEKLPQNSITSWAEMVAAFLTK, encoded by the exons ATGAGGATATTTGAGAAGCAATACAAGGATCCAAAGAAGCTCATCAGGGAAACTGCTCATG AGGAAGATtatgcatctgctattgttcaGCCTCGAGTTGGAGCTGATAGTGTGAAAATTAACTCCTCTCTATACCAGCTATTGAAGCTTGAGGAATACTTTCGAAACTCTACCGAGAATGACCCTCAATGTCATTTGCAGAATTTTGTGGATGTGTGTGCTAATCACATCCAGAACAATGTCCCACAAGATGCTATTCGGTTgaggttattcaaatattccttagctGGAGAGGCACGAACATGGTTTGAGAAGCTGCCCCAAAATTCAATTACTTCATGGGCAGAGATGGTGGCTGCTTTTCTCACAAAATAG
- the LOC132057028 gene encoding uncharacterized protein LOC132057028 encodes MENKQESKVLLKLLVDEKKDQVVAAEAKVDFMDILVSVLTLPLGTIIRLIKAEAGVVGCMNNLYQSVENLIVEDLFIEHCRTMLLNPRNPYPKYCMRLKVNVDDSGSEKYYECSDCSKRCYFMNVECPCNGKFNKEKFLKDLVIITRHDEYVFLKGGISFLISDDLQVKCASPSSLVQMLSNVGLSDMNQIKEMHVEVGKNEVIRLLARSFSSKTPLSDVFLPKQKQKRARVDTITMSEFGNLSSISENGTNNNTKKLELKLTVRKSTNKVLCAEAGNDFVDFIFNFLTIPIGSIEDALKGSSGLGCIDNFYKSVEAVDSKWFNVPPKRDSYRSEENPVDNFKTILLKPGVAPYHISEYQLLQISEGKSEIYDLYDIRRFVRGSYIRNHKKFAKEPSLFYVMDNLEVRPMSSTSTICLLQELNVPMNDIEEQLISLGESEALSLLKASLTSSSSALTEGLNHKLKKQIDEDVKCDAKKHCRAG; translated from the exons ATGGAAAACAAGCAAGAATCTAAGGTTCTCTTGAAGCTTTTGGTGGATGAAAAGAAGGATCAAGTTGTTGCAGCTGAAGCCAAAGTGGATTTTATGGACATACTCGTTAGCGTTCTCACTTTACCACTGGGAACAATAATACGACTCATTAAAGCAGAGGCTGGAGTTGTTGGTTGTATGAATAACTTGTACCAAAGTGTTGAAAACCTAATAGTGGAAGATCTTTTCATAGAGCATTGCAGAACCATGTTGCTAAATCCAAGAAATCCCTATCCAAAGTATTGCATGAGGTTGAAAGTGAACGTAGATGATTCAGGCTCTGAGAAGTATTATGAGTGTTCAGATTGCTCAAAACGATGCTATTTCATGAATGTTGAGTGCCCATGTAATGGGAAGTTTAATAAAGAAAAGTTCCTGAAAGACTTAGTTATAATAACTCGTCATGACGAGTATGTCTTTCTTAAAGGAGGGATATCATTTCTAATCTCTGACGATTTACAAGTCAAGTGTGCTTCTCCAAGCTCTCTTGTTCAGATGCTTTCTAATGTTGGCCTGAGTGATATGAATCAGATTAAGGAGATGCATGTAGAAGTTGGCAAGAACGAG GTGATTCGTCTGCTTGCTCGTTCATTTAGCTCAAAGACTCCCTTGTCTGATGTGTTTCTGCccaagcaaaaacaaaaaagagcaAGAGTAGATACTATCACAATGTCTGAGTTTGGAAATTTGTCGTCCATTTCTGAAAATGGAACCAATAATAACACCAAGAAATTGGAGCTGAAGCTAACAGTAAGAAAGTCTACTAACAAGGTCTTGTGTGCTGAAGCAGGCAATGATTTTGTTGACTTTATCTTCAACTTTTTGACCATTCCTATAGGATCAATTGAAGACGCTCTAAAAGGGAGTTCTGGGTTGGGATGCATAGATAACTTCTATAAAAGCGTGGAGGCTGTAGATTCGAAATGGTTCAATGTGCCTCCAAAGAGGGATAGTTACAGAAGTGAGGAGAATCCTGTTGACAACTTTAAGACGATATTACTCAAGCCCGGTGTTGCCCCTTACCATATATCTGAATATCAGCTGCTGCAGATTTCTGAAGGGAAATCAGAAATTTATGACTTGTATGATATAAGGCGTTTTGTGAGGGGTAGTTATATTCGTAATCACAAAAAGTTTGCAAAGGAACCGTCCCTTTTCTACGTTATGGACAATTTGGAAGTTAGACCTATGTCTTCGACATCAACTATTTGCTTACTCCAAGAACTAAATGTGCCAATGAATGACATTGAAGAGCAACTGATCAGTCTTGGAGAGTCGGAAGCATTGAGCTTGCTAAAAGCCTctttaacatcatcatcatcagctTTGACAGAGGGCCTAAATCACAAATTGAAGAAGCAGATAGATGAAGATGTGAAGTGTGACGCGAAGAAACATTGTCGTGCTGGTTAG